From a single Columba livia isolate bColLiv1 breed racing homer chromosome 15, bColLiv1.pat.W.v2, whole genome shotgun sequence genomic region:
- the LOC102091862 gene encoding cytochrome P450 2W1-like, with protein sequence MNPWQNKPVALGSKTQQPDGLRSLDIAEETGLNHQNLRVTKKLVAEGALEDDTKATMWDLGMEKHPGEERMLEELPFFTELIKPFRDGPFPLLFLNTALTNIILAVLFGRRFHYEDPTFLSLLRLIDEVTHLLGSLFLHFFNFYPFLGFLLKPHTTI encoded by the exons ATGAACCCGTGGCAG AATAAGCCGGTAGCACTTGGATCGAAGACTCAGCAACCAGATGGGCTGCGCTCTCTGGATATAGCGGAGGAAACTGGACTGAACCACCAAAACCTCAGAGTGACCAAAAAGCTCGTGGCAGAAG GAGCTCTGGAAGATGACACCAAAGCCACCATGTGGGATCTCGGCATGGAGAAGcatcctggagaagaaaggATGCTTGAGGAGCTTCCTTTTTTCACTGAGCTGATCAAACCCTTCAGAG aTGGACCTTTcccattattatttttgaataCGGCCCTCACCAACATCATCCTTGCTGTTCTCTTTGGGAGAAGGTTTCATTATGAAGACCCAACGTTTCTCAGTCTGTTAAGACTCATAGATGAAGTTACGCACCTTCTTGGCTCTCTGTTCTTGCAT ttttttaatttctacCCATTCCTTGGATTTCTCCTCAAACCTCACACCACCATCTGA
- the LOC102091990 gene encoding cytochrome P450 2W1 — translation MSFLISYISDPALICLLCATVLLAVLYFSAGYKNSAFKFPPGPTPLPIIGNLHLVDLRRQDKSLMKLAEKYGPIFTLHFGFQKVVVLTGYEVVRDALVNYTEEFVDRPSIPIFDQIQNGNGLFFSIGELWRTTRRFTVSSMRNLGMGRKMLEGRIFEELHFLIEMIKSFKGEPFSLPSFNCAPINITFILLFGDRFDYKDPTFLTLLRLIDEVMILLGSPYLNYFNFYPFLGFLFKTHKIMLRKIDDVRAILRQYMKASREDINENSVRSYIDALIFKQQEEKNKKGSLFHDDNLIASILDLVMAGTETIATTLQWSILLMMKYPEIQKKVQEEIGRNVKAGSWATYEDRKNMPFTNAVLHEVQRFITLLPHVPRCTAVDTHFRGYFLPKGIIVIPSLTSVLLDKTQWETPHQFNPNHFLDAEGNFVKREAFLPFSTGRRNCIGESLAKMELFVFFVGLLQTFTFQPQPGVSESDLDLTVPQTTFTLRPQPQATCAVLRE, via the exons atgtcttttttaatttcatatatCTCTGATCCTGCATTAATTTGCCTGCTGTGTGCAACAGTATTATTAGCCGTACTCTATTTTTCAGCTGGCTataaaaattcagcttttaaatttcCTCCTGGTCCAACTCCTCTTCCGATCATTGGTAACCTGCACTTGGTGGATCTTAGAAGGCAAGATAAATCACTAATGAAG CTTGCGGAAAAATACGGCCCCATCTTCACCCTCCACTTTGGGTTCCAGAAAGTTGTGGTCCTGACCGGGTACGAAGTTGTGCGGGACGCGCTTGTGAACTACACAGAGGAGTTTGTAGACAGACCATCCATCCCAATATTTGACCAAATTCAGAACGGAAACG GTTTGTTCTTCTCCATCGGGGAGCTGTGGAGAACAACTCGGAGATTCACCGTGTCCAGCATGCGCAACCTCGGCATGGGGAGAAAGATGCTAGAAGGGAGGATTTTCGAGGAGCTTCACTTCCTTATTGAGATGATCAAGTCCTTCAAAG GGGAACCTTTTAGCCTGCCGTCCTTCAACTGTGCTCCGATCAACATCACCTTCATCCTGCTCTTCGGGGACAGGTTTGACTACAAGGACCCAACGTTTCTCACTCTCTTAAGACTCATAGATGAAGTCATGATTCTTCTGGGATCACCGTATTTGAAC TATTTCAATTTCTACCCGTTCCTTGGATTCCTTTTCAAAACCCACAAGATTATGCTTCGGAAAATAGACGATGTACGTGCCATTTTGAGGCAATACATGAAGGCAAGCAGGGAGGACATCAACGAGAACAGCGTCAGGAGCTACATTGATGCACTGATATTCAAGCAACAAGAG gagaaaaacaagaaaggcaGTCTCTTCCATGATGACAACTTAATAGCATCCATACTTGACCTGGTCATGGCGGGGACGGAGACCATAGCCACGACGCTCCAGTGGTCCATCCTGCTGATGATGAAATACCCAGAGATCCAAA AAAAGGTGCAGGAGGAGATTGGGAGAAACGTCAAAGCTGGAAGCTGGGCCACGTACGAGGATCGGAAGAACATGCCGTTTACCAACGCGGTGCTACACGAAGTGCAGAGGTTTATCACCCTCCTGCCCCACGTTCCTCGCTGCACTGCTGTCGACACCCACTTCAGGGGCTACTTCCTTCCCAAG GGTATAATTGTGATCCCGTCACTTACCTCAGTGCTGCTGGATAAGACACAATGGGAGACACCACATCAGTTCAACCCCAACCACTTCCTTGATGCTGAGGGGAATTTTGTGAAGAGAGAGGCCTTCCTGCCCTTCTCCACAG GGCGGAGGAACTGCATCGGAGAAAGCCTGGCCAAGATGGAGCTGTTTGTCTTCTTTGTAGGGTTGCTGCAGACATTTACTTTTCAACCCCAACCAGGAGTTTCAGAGTCTGATTTGGACCTCACCGTCCCCCAAACGACTTTCACATTAAGGCCTCAGCCTCAGGCAACCTGTGCTGTCCTGCGTGAATGA
- the LOC102085494 gene encoding cytochrome P450 2K4: MDPRMLTATLGSAMAIQSLLQHMVGSSLLFYLAAGLVALLYFLTSSKKPVRSLPPGPRPLPLIGNLNVVDLKKPFQSLTELSKRYGSVFTVHFGPRRAVVLAGYETIKDALLNHAEEFGERAEIPIFRQMTQGNGIAFSHGERWKTMRRFTLSTLRDFGMGKRTIEIRILEEVNSLIKYFESYHGKPFDTKMILNNAVSNVICSILFGERFEYDDPVFLTLLKMLNENVKLLGSPMVLLYNFYPSLGFLSGASRTVLQNISELSAFLQKLFQEHRKEFNENNLTGFVDAFLMKQQQESKKPHTMFDNGNLLFSTLDLFAAGTETTSTTVRWGLLLMMKYPEIQRKIQEEMNHVIEPGELPKLEDRKKMPYTDAVIHEIQRFANLVPMSVSRSTPADVNFRGYVIPKGTEIIPLLTSALKDELHWKTPDQFNPSHFLDANGNFVRREAFIPFSIGRRACAGEGLAKMELFLFFTGLLRRFVFQPAPGVDKSDLDLTADVGFTLTPMPHLVCAVPYE; this comes from the exons ATGGACCCCAGGATGCTCACAGCCACACTTGGCTCAGCCATGGCCATACAGAGTTTGCTGCAGCACATGGTGGGCTCCAGCTTGCTGTTTTATttggcagcagggctggtcGCTCTCCTTTACTTTCTTACCAGCTCAAAGAAGCCGGTTCGCAGTCTGCCTCCCGGCCCACGGCCTCTTCCTCTGATCGGGAACTTGAACGTGGTGGACCTGAAAAAGCCGTTCCAGTCGCTGACAGAG CTCTCCAAGAGATATGGCAGTGTCTTCACTGTGCATTTTGGACCCAGGAGAGCTGTGGTATTGGCTGGATATGAAACCATCAAGGATGCCCTTTTAAACCATGCTGAAGAATTTGGAGAGAGAGCAGAAATACCCATATTTAGGCAAATGACACAAGGAAATG GCATAGCATTCAGCCATGGAGAGCGATGGAAAACTATGAGAAGATTCACCTTGTCCACACTGCGAGATTTTGGAATGGGGAAGAGAACCATTGAGATCCGAATCCTGGAGGAAGTGAACTCCCTCATTAAATACTTTGAATCCTATCACG GGAAGCCATTTGATACGAAGATGATACTCAACAACGCTGTATCCAATGTCATCTGCTCTATATTGTTTGGAGAAAGGTTTGAATATGATGATCCTGTCTTTCTAACTTTATTGAAGATGCTAAATGAAAACGTTAAGCTGTTGGGCTCCCCTATGGTGCTG TTATATAATTTCTACCCATCGCTTGGATTCCTCTCTGGAGCTTCCAGGACTGTGCTACAAAACATCAGTGAACTGAGCGCTTTTCTCCAGAAGCTTTTCCAGGAACACAGAAAAGAgtttaatgaaaataacttaACGGGCTTTGTCGATGCCTTTCTGATGAAGCAACAACAG GAATCAAAGAAACCCCACACTATGTTCGACAATGGAAACCTGTTGTTTTCAACCCTGGACCTCTTTGCCGCTGGGACCGAGACCACTTCCACGACTGTGCGCTGGGGTCTTCTTCTGATGATGAAGTACCCGGAAATCCAGA GAAAGATTCAGGAAGAAATGAACCACGTCATTGAAccaggagagctgccgaagttGGAGGACCGGAAAAAAATGCCTTATACAGACGCAGTGATACATGAAATACAAAGGTTTGCCAATCTCGTACCAATGAGCGTATCACGATCAACTCCTGCCGATGTGAATTTCCGAGGTTACGTGATTCCTAAG GGTACGGAGATTATTCCGCTGCTGACCTCCGCTCTGAAGGACGAGTTACACTGGAAAACCCCGGATCAGTTCAACCCTTCTCACTTCCTGGATGCCAACGGGAACTTCGTTAGGAGAGAGGCATTTATTCCATTCTCCATAG GACGAAGGGCTTGCGCTGGAGAAGGACTGGCCAAAATGGAGCTGTTCCTCTTCTTCACGGGCTTGCTGCGCAGGTTTGTTTTCCAACCTGCTCCAGGAGTGGATAAGTCAGACCTGGATCTCACTGCTGACGTGGGCTTTACCTTGACCCCCATGCCTCACCTGGTTTGTGCTGTGCCCTATGAATGA